Proteins found in one Nostoc sp. NIES-3756 genomic segment:
- a CDS encoding CHAT domain-containing protein codes for MLTRLFQWLKTFDKHPVDNPQTDYFKGVNKQVAEEPPVLTNADLELLFTQLLQGVEQGRGQQWAVKFLQRMEDRISVERWIDWLLLFGERLLISPAPNHDLGRQMVQLGELGIGKVGELSYDIGIRLLNKEFIEIDEVDEEQETSSATALELSEHIPNSPGQELIRNLGDLLWESEEPQVRAYQATPEIEPVNNIDTISNLQELSWEYQITPNELIQEDTISNLQELSWEYQINPTESVNEDISEELHEESWEYPTASTDSIDETTTENLPQENWEYLTAPTQPVDETIENLHQDNWEYQEVEFTAPALLIPAQEDVISNLGELVLDYRQQNSAAIVSTQSDWDQSLVNLEPNVAYTLDELMVRLDQSTNLVQQLAANLIMQTNQSPTTTSEQSNAFIKAQALYYQGLQLAKTGDLSGAIAAYEQAIQLHPNSYEYWFNRGLTLFHLEQFVEAIASYDQAIELKPDYYKAWYNRGGTLGQLGLYEEAIASFKQAITIQSDTPEVWSSKGWAELKVGQISEAIASYDEALALSPDDPENWYYRGIALGIDEQYQAAIASYDQALEIHPDFHEVWIDRGVVLFNLKQWSDAIASWDQALSTQPDFYLAWYNRGVALENLGRREEAIASYKQAIAIKPDFHLAWYNQAVALFYLERYLEAIVCYDNALQFKSDYWEAWIGRGTAIGNLSETETPLNLLTAVATNNSALKLAGHEGKLASYQEGLKHIRPDTHPEGWGRLHLAIANTYYEQGKKHSTSRNYWRKAVTEYNQALLTLTIAGFPQLHLEVLQFLVKALLGLGQTAQAQELQQRGANLLQKLLNEPGRNNEIKKQLALKFIGFTQLAVDIFVEYGDLVEAWEIAEQGKNACFTWQLFGWNADIQPLNYRSVQQLLNPQTAIIYWHLSPVALHTFIIKDQAPSPILVFTPVQDTGTISATPLQDLPLPEANRRLIAFENWLEDWQQTYQEYRQQAQDQQSKNNHSWRVEMEDRLLQLKNILEIDTIHQELEGITELILVPHRDLFRLPLHSLFQFNPVTEAIPIVNISYLPNIQSGLSARNTDIAQFDNQILLSVEYPENTVYPTLRFANLEAEVVSQMFASRLRIQGSEATKVNFENAFFEKYNILHFTGQVINSAIEPKASELVLAGKDKFTLEEICETNLSTYNLITLSACETVATNQITTGEYIDLVSAFFHKGVPHVVSTLWTVESSASALVIIEFYRRLQLVQSANTALAEATLWLRELTAAELTQWYEDLLKNLDPDEIKIKAYLATHLYRISKMPSEKKLYSHPYYWAAFVITGKPGKSLRYYLHTNN; via the coding sequence ATGCTCACTCGGCTATTTCAGTGGCTTAAAACTTTTGACAAACACCCAGTTGATAATCCACAAACTGATTATTTCAAGGGTGTCAATAAACAGGTGGCAGAAGAACCTCCTGTACTAACTAATGCGGATTTGGAACTGCTGTTTACTCAACTGCTACAAGGTGTAGAACAAGGACGAGGACAGCAGTGGGCAGTTAAGTTTTTGCAACGGATGGAAGACCGTATTAGTGTTGAGCGCTGGATAGATTGGCTATTATTATTCGGTGAAAGACTATTAATATCACCTGCACCAAATCATGATTTAGGTAGACAAATGGTGCAGTTAGGTGAATTAGGAATTGGGAAAGTAGGAGAACTTTCCTATGATATTGGTATCCGTTTGCTAAATAAGGAATTTATAGAAATAGATGAAGTTGATGAGGAGCAGGAAACATCATCGGCTACAGCCTTAGAACTTAGCGAACATATTCCAAATTCCCCTGGACAAGAATTAATCCGTAACTTGGGAGATTTATTATGGGAGTCGGAAGAACCACAAGTTAGGGCTTATCAGGCGACACCAGAGATTGAGCCTGTTAATAATATAGATACAATTAGTAATTTACAAGAATTGAGTTGGGAATATCAAATTACTCCCAATGAATTAATTCAGGAAGATACAATTAGTAATTTACAAGAATTGAGTTGGGAATATCAAATCAATCCAACTGAATCAGTAAACGAAGATATAAGCGAAGAATTACATGAAGAAAGTTGGGAATATCCAACAGCCTCGACTGATTCAATAGATGAAACCACAACAGAGAATTTACCCCAAGAGAACTGGGAATATTTAACAGCACCGACTCAACCAGTGGATGAAACAATAGAAAATTTACACCAAGACAATTGGGAGTATCAAGAAGTAGAATTTACAGCACCAGCTTTACTAATACCAGCGCAGGAAGATGTTATCAGTAACTTAGGGGAACTGGTATTAGATTATAGGCAACAAAACTCAGCAGCTATAGTATCAACTCAAAGTGATTGGGATCAGTCGTTAGTTAATTTAGAACCTAATGTTGCTTACACTTTAGATGAATTAATGGTGCGGCTGGATCAAAGTACGAATTTAGTCCAGCAGTTGGCGGCTAATTTGATCATGCAAACAAACCAGTCACCGACTACTACCAGTGAACAATCCAATGCTTTTATTAAGGCTCAGGCGCTATATTACCAAGGGTTGCAGTTAGCAAAAACGGGTGATTTGTCCGGAGCGATCGCCGCTTATGAACAAGCAATTCAATTACACCCCAACTCTTACGAATACTGGTTTAATCGTGGTTTAACTCTGTTCCATTTAGAACAGTTTGTCGAAGCGATCGCTTCTTACGACCAAGCCATTGAACTCAAGCCTGATTATTACAAAGCTTGGTATAACCGAGGCGGTACTTTAGGACAATTGGGATTGTATGAGGAAGCGATCGCCTCATTTAAACAAGCAATTACTATCCAGTCGGATACGCCGGAGGTCTGGTCTAGTAAGGGCTGGGCGGAGTTGAAGGTAGGACAAATTAGTGAAGCGATCGCTTCTTATGACGAAGCCTTGGCTTTATCACCCGATGACCCAGAAAACTGGTATTACCGAGGAATTGCTTTAGGTATTGATGAACAATACCAAGCAGCGATCGCTTCTTATGATCAAGCCTTGGAAATTCACCCGGACTTCCACGAAGTTTGGATTGACCGGGGTGTGGTGTTGTTTAACTTAAAACAATGGTCAGATGCGATCGCATCTTGGGATCAAGCCTTATCTACCCAACCAGATTTTTACCTAGCTTGGTATAACCGGGGTGTGGCTTTAGAAAATTTAGGTCGCCGTGAAGAAGCGATCGCATCCTATAAGCAAGCCATAGCCATTAAGCCAGATTTTCACTTAGCTTGGTATAACCAAGCGGTGGCGTTGTTTTATTTAGAAAGATATTTAGAGGCGATCGTTTGTTATGACAACGCCTTACAATTCAAGTCGGACTACTGGGAAGCATGGATTGGTAGAGGGACGGCTATTGGTAATTTAAGTGAGACAGAAACACCACTCAATTTATTAACTGCCGTAGCCACAAATAATTCTGCCTTAAAATTAGCTGGTCATGAAGGTAAATTAGCTAGTTATCAAGAAGGTTTAAAACATATTCGCCCAGATACACACCCAGAAGGTTGGGGGAGATTGCATTTGGCGATCGCTAATACATACTACGAACAAGGTAAAAAACATTCTACATCTCGTAACTATTGGCGTAAAGCAGTCACCGAATACAATCAAGCTTTATTAACACTCACAATTGCAGGTTTTCCGCAGTTACATTTAGAAGTTTTACAATTTCTCGTTAAAGCATTACTGGGGCTAGGACAAACAGCACAAGCCCAAGAATTACAGCAACGTGGCGCAAATTTATTACAAAAATTACTTAATGAACCAGGACGCAATAATGAAATTAAAAAACAACTAGCCCTAAAATTTATCGGATTTACCCAATTAGCAGTTGATATATTTGTAGAATATGGTGATTTAGTAGAAGCTTGGGAAATTGCCGAACAGGGAAAAAATGCTTGTTTTACTTGGCAATTATTTGGTTGGAATGCAGACATTCAACCGTTAAATTATCGCTCAGTTCAACAACTACTCAATCCCCAAACGGCAATTATTTATTGGCATCTTAGCCCAGTTGCCTTACACACATTCATTATTAAAGACCAAGCCCCTTCACCAATTCTCGTTTTTACACCAGTTCAAGATACTGGAACTATTAGCGCCACACCCCTACAAGATTTACCGCTACCCGAAGCTAATAGACGGCTAATTGCATTTGAAAATTGGTTAGAAGATTGGCAACAAACCTATCAAGAGTATCGCCAGCAAGCCCAAGACCAACAAAGCAAAAACAATCATTCTTGGCGTGTGGAGATGGAAGATAGATTGTTGCAGTTGAAAAACATTCTAGAAATCGACACAATCCATCAAGAACTGGAAGGTATTACCGAACTAATCTTAGTTCCCCACCGTGATTTATTTAGATTACCTCTGCATTCTTTATTTCAGTTTAATCCAGTTACTGAAGCAATTCCCATTGTAAATATCAGCTACCTACCAAATATCCAATCGGGATTATCTGCAAGAAATACAGACATTGCCCAGTTTGATAACCAAATATTATTGAGTGTAGAATACCCTGAGAATACAGTTTATCCTACTTTGAGATTTGCTAATCTAGAAGCTGAAGTTGTTAGCCAAATGTTTGCAAGCCGCTTACGCATTCAAGGTAGTGAAGCTACTAAAGTTAATTTTGAAAACGCTTTTTTTGAAAAGTATAATATACTGCATTTTACAGGTCAGGTAATCAATAGTGCGATTGAGCCTAAAGCATCAGAGTTAGTGTTAGCAGGTAAAGATAAGTTTACTTTAGAAGAAATCTGCGAAACGAATTTATCAACATATAACTTAATTACCCTTTCTGCTTGTGAAACTGTAGCTACTAATCAAATAACTACAGGTGAATACATAGACTTAGTGAGTGCTTTCTTCCATAAAGGCGTTCCTCATGTCGTTAGTACCCTCTGGACAGTAGAATCATCTGCTAGTGCTTTAGTTATCATTGAGTTTTACCGCCGACTACAGTTAGTACAATCAGCAAACACAGCTTTAGCAGAAGCTACTCTTTGGCTAAGAGAATTAACAGCAGCAGAACTAACACAATGGTATGAAGATTTGCTCAAAAATCTTGATCCAGATGAAATAAAAATCAAAGCTTACTTAGCTACTCATTTATATAGAATTAGTAAAATGCCCTCAGAGAAAAAACTTTATTCTCATCCTTATTATTGGGCAGCTTTTGTCATTACAGGTAAGCCTGGAAAATCCTTAAGATATTATCTTCATACTAACAATTAA
- a CDS encoding DNA polymerase III subunit gamma/tau, giving the protein MSYEPLHHKYRPKSFAELVGQEAIATTLTNAIRTAKIAPAYLFTGPRGTGKTSSARILAKSLNCLKSDKPTAEPCGVCDVCQGITKGYSLDVIEIDAASNTGVDNIRELIEKAQFAPVQCRYKVYVVDECHMLSSAAFNALLKTLEEPPKHVVFVLATTDPQRVLPTIISRCQRFDFRRIQLEAMVKHLIAIASKENISISSEAVTLVAQLSQGGLRDAESLLDQLALLPNEVTPDKVWDLVGSVSERDLLMLLEAIAQDKPEVVLDCARQILDRGREPLTILQNLAAFYRDLLIAKTAPNRHDLVACTQQTWKSLVESAQSLPISTILLGQKHLQEAELQIKNTTQPRLWLEVTLLGLLPSANIQPTAIIPIPNNTRPASPQPVSQKPTPQPTPPPSSSPPTSPSPLPPTPTPQEIEATSPPPPSSPPTPDSPLPTPQETDFAQIWQQVLDNIQQIPRRALLGQMCYLIEFEGAIARIGVKPAWYDKVKLDLPMITAAFQQTFNREVQVTLERGNASNVSTVKKTLPINSNNTSNGHNGASTVKQPPSPTYNNGKSATPPLSATAPPPTSKTPPTTSNTGGAKTTQLTPNKAPLAEWETDEVAIAAQRLAQFFDGQIIRFSDDGEALTEIATSEWTDDSDLEDE; this is encoded by the coding sequence ATGTCTTATGAACCCCTGCACCACAAGTATCGCCCAAAGAGTTTTGCTGAACTGGTGGGGCAAGAGGCGATCGCTACTACTCTCACCAATGCTATCCGCACAGCTAAAATAGCCCCTGCATACTTATTTACAGGCCCCAGAGGTACAGGTAAAACCTCCAGCGCCCGGATTCTTGCTAAATCCCTCAACTGTCTTAAAAGTGACAAGCCCACGGCTGAACCCTGTGGCGTTTGTGATGTGTGTCAGGGAATTACCAAAGGCTACTCCCTGGACGTAATCGAAATTGATGCTGCTAGTAATACAGGTGTAGACAACATCCGCGAACTGATAGAAAAAGCCCAGTTCGCGCCCGTACAGTGTCGTTATAAAGTTTACGTGGTCGATGAATGTCATATGCTCAGTAGTGCGGCATTCAATGCGCTACTTAAAACACTAGAAGAACCACCCAAGCATGTAGTTTTTGTTTTAGCCACAACTGACCCACAACGAGTATTACCGACAATTATTTCTCGTTGTCAGAGATTTGATTTTAGACGTATTCAACTAGAGGCGATGGTGAAGCATTTAATTGCGATCGCCTCCAAAGAAAATATTAGTATCTCCTCAGAAGCTGTAACATTAGTAGCCCAATTATCCCAAGGTGGATTACGGGACGCAGAAAGTTTACTCGACCAGTTAGCCTTATTACCAAATGAAGTCACACCGGATAAAGTATGGGATTTAGTCGGTTCAGTCAGTGAACGAGACTTGTTGATGTTGCTGGAAGCGATCGCCCAAGATAAGCCAGAAGTAGTATTAGACTGTGCTAGGCAAATCTTAGATCGCGGTCGAGAACCCTTAACCATTCTGCAAAACCTCGCCGCCTTCTACCGCGACTTACTCATAGCCAAAACAGCCCCCAATCGTCATGATTTAGTAGCTTGCACTCAACAAACCTGGAAATCACTAGTTGAGTCCGCCCAATCATTGCCCATAAGTACAATCTTGCTAGGGCAGAAACACCTACAAGAAGCAGAACTACAAATTAAAAATACCACCCAACCCCGCTTATGGTTGGAAGTCACATTACTAGGACTATTACCCAGCGCCAACATTCAACCCACAGCTATCATCCCTATACCAAACAACACCCGCCCAGCATCACCACAGCCAGTTTCTCAAAAACCGACCCCACAACCTACTCCCCCACCTTCCTCATCTCCCCCTACTTCCCCATCTCCTCTACCTCCCACTCCAACCCCACAAGAAATTGAAGCTACATCTCCCCCACCTCCCTCATCTCCCCCCACTCCCGACTCCCCACTCCCGACTCCCCAAGAAACCGACTTTGCTCAAATCTGGCAGCAGGTACTGGATAATATTCAGCAAATACCCAGACGCGCCTTACTAGGTCAAATGTGTTATCTCATCGAATTTGAAGGTGCGATCGCTCGAATTGGTGTTAAGCCTGCGTGGTATGACAAAGTTAAACTAGACTTACCCATGATTACGGCTGCTTTCCAACAAACTTTTAATCGTGAGGTTCAAGTAACTCTAGAAAGAGGTAATGCCTCCAACGTTTCCACAGTAAAAAAAACACTACCGATCAACAGTAACAATACCAGTAACGGCCATAACGGTGCTTCTACAGTAAAACAGCCACCTTCACCAACTTATAACAACGGAAAGTCGGCTACACCTCCACTATCAGCAACTGCACCTCCGCCTACATCAAAAACACCGCCAACAACGTCGAATACTGGAGGGGCAAAAACAACACAACTCACCCCAAATAAAGCACCTCTAGCTGAGTGGGAAACAGACGAAGTTGCGATCGCTGCCCAACGTCTAGCACAATTTTTTGATGGACAAATCATCAGATTTAGCGACGATGGCGAAGCATTAACCGAAATCGCTACATCTGAGTGGACAGATGACTCGGATTTAGAAGATGAGTAG
- a CDS encoding glycosyltransferase yields MPANPWPDNDSYKELDPLNSLLSDLSITEESVVETRDLSRTSRFQGRRGKAALVLTIVWSGTIALHLASWGFIFILGLTTILGIHALGVIFARPRHHQKEIQGNLPFVSILVAAKNEEAVIAKLAKNLCNLEYPNGQYEVWIIDDNSTDKTPQVLAEVAKEYDKLKVLRRSAQATGGKSGALNQVLPLTKGEIIAVFDADAQVASDMLLHVVPLFQREKVGAVQVRKAIANARENFWTKGQMAEMALDIWFQQQRTALGGIGELRGNGQFVRRQALDSCGGWNEETITDDLDLTFRLHLDKWDIECLFYPAVQEEGVTTAIALWHQRNRWAEGGYQRYLDYWDLILKNRMGTRKTWDMLMFMLTMYILPTAAIPDVLMAIARHRPPMLGPVTGLSVTMSVIGMFAGLRRIRQEQKFQVHTPFVLLLQTVRGTLYMLHWLVVMSSTTARMSFRPKRLKWVKTVHTGTGE; encoded by the coding sequence ATGCCAGCGAATCCCTGGCCCGACAACGATTCCTACAAAGAGCTTGATCCACTCAATTCCTTGTTATCTGACCTATCAATAACTGAGGAATCAGTAGTGGAAACACGGGATTTGTCTCGAACATCCCGGTTCCAAGGACGTAGAGGAAAAGCCGCTCTAGTTTTAACAATTGTCTGGAGTGGCACGATCGCTCTACATTTGGCTTCTTGGGGTTTTATTTTCATACTAGGGCTGACTACCATTTTAGGTATTCATGCTTTAGGAGTAATTTTTGCTCGTCCCCGCCACCATCAAAAAGAGATTCAGGGTAACTTACCTTTTGTATCTATATTGGTAGCAGCGAAAAATGAAGAAGCTGTCATTGCGAAATTAGCGAAAAATCTTTGTAATCTGGAATATCCCAACGGGCAATACGAAGTTTGGATAATTGACGATAACAGTACAGATAAAACCCCCCAAGTCTTAGCAGAAGTGGCAAAAGAGTATGACAAACTCAAAGTCCTTAGACGTTCTGCTCAAGCTACTGGTGGTAAATCGGGGGCTTTAAATCAGGTTTTACCATTAACTAAAGGTGAAATCATCGCCGTGTTTGATGCTGATGCTCAAGTGGCATCAGATATGCTACTCCATGTAGTACCTTTGTTTCAACGCGAAAAGGTGGGGGCGGTGCAGGTGCGAAAAGCCATCGCCAACGCCAGAGAAAATTTCTGGACAAAAGGGCAAATGGCGGAAATGGCTCTGGATATTTGGTTCCAGCAGCAACGCACAGCCTTGGGAGGTATTGGAGAACTGCGGGGGAATGGTCAATTTGTGCGCCGCCAAGCTTTAGATAGCTGTGGTGGTTGGAATGAAGAAACGATCACTGACGATTTGGATCTGACTTTCCGCCTGCATCTTGACAAATGGGATATTGAATGCTTATTTTACCCGGCAGTGCAGGAAGAAGGCGTAACAACGGCGATCGCCCTTTGGCATCAACGCAATCGTTGGGCAGAAGGTGGCTATCAGCGCTATTTAGACTATTGGGATTTGATTCTCAAAAATCGCATGGGAACCCGGAAAACCTGGGATATGCTCATGTTCATGCTGACGATGTATATTTTACCGACAGCAGCAATTCCCGACGTACTAATGGCGATCGCTCGTCATCGCCCGCCAATGCTAGGCCCGGTAACAGGCTTGTCTGTAACCATGTCCGTTATTGGGATGTTTGCTGGTTTACGCCGCATCCGCCAAGAGCAAAAATTCCAAGTTCACACCCCTTTTGTACTGTTACTGCAAACAGTACGCGGCACTTTATATATGCTGCACTGGCTAGTAGTTATGAGCAGTACCACAGCGCGGATGTCCTTCCGACCCAAGCGTTTAAAGTGGGTAAAAACTGTACATACGGGAACTGGCGAATAA
- the ebsA gene encoding type IV pilus biogenesis protein EbsA → MSLEQLQPATQQQANVYLPYIQGTKRNFLPLAISLYQKGVLEGQRKIEAGENVPFVASWNVATLPSDLTRCRMQFDGNAELSYEVMMASFEFISFLIELMENHKRYKLTDFSQSFYRKLLRIDE, encoded by the coding sequence ATGTCTCTTGAGCAACTCCAGCCTGCCACGCAACAACAAGCAAACGTCTACTTACCTTATATTCAAGGTACTAAGCGTAATTTTTTACCCCTTGCTATCAGTCTTTATCAAAAAGGCGTTCTCGAGGGGCAACGTAAAATAGAAGCAGGTGAGAATGTTCCCTTTGTTGCTTCTTGGAACGTTGCTACTTTACCTTCAGATTTGACGCGTTGTCGGATGCAGTTTGATGGTAACGCTGAGTTGAGTTATGAAGTAATGATGGCAAGTTTTGAATTTATCAGTTTTTTAATCGAATTAATGGAAAATCACAAACGTTATAAGCTGACAGATTTCTCACAATCTTTTTATCGCAAACTCCTGCGTATAGATGAGTGA
- a CDS encoding phosphotransacetylase family protein, producing MPKSAKYLLIGSTETYSGKSATVLGLSHQLQQKGLDIAYGKPLGNSLSKLEGTVVEEDVQFITHSLNLSANRIAPTILALDEVSVQKRLFGEDPTNYHQTLVEQYLQIQRGDLVVLEGPGDLSEGHLFDLSLLQVADVLDASVLLVSRYSSLMSIEPLLSAKQRVGDRLIGVVINDIPTNELETVNNFVRPYLEQQGIAVLAMLPKNDLLRSVSVGELVKQLNAEVLCRSDRLDLMVESLAIGAMNVNAAVKYFRKRRNMAVVTGGDRVEIQQAALETSTQCLILTGQLPPPQFILSRAEELEIPILSVDLDTLTTVEIVDRTFGQVRVHEPIKVHCIRQLMAEHFDCDRLLSKLGLTPVTSH from the coding sequence GTGCCAAAGTCTGCTAAATATTTGCTGATTGGCTCAACTGAGACTTATAGCGGTAAGTCCGCAACAGTTCTGGGATTGTCTCATCAGTTACAGCAAAAGGGATTAGACATTGCTTACGGCAAACCATTAGGTAATAGTTTGAGTAAATTGGAAGGCACTGTAGTTGAAGAAGATGTCCAGTTTATTACTCATAGTCTCAACCTATCCGCAAACCGCATTGCTCCGACAATACTGGCTTTAGATGAAGTCAGTGTGCAGAAGCGTTTGTTTGGTGAAGACCCGACTAATTATCATCAGACTCTAGTAGAGCAATATTTGCAAATTCAGCGTGGCGACTTAGTTGTGCTAGAAGGCCCTGGAGATTTATCGGAAGGTCATTTGTTTGATTTATCTTTACTGCAAGTAGCAGATGTTCTAGATGCTTCTGTGCTATTGGTAAGCCGTTACAGTTCGCTGATGTCTATTGAGCCTCTATTATCTGCTAAACAACGTGTGGGCGATCGCTTAATAGGTGTTGTCATTAATGATATTCCTACTAATGAGTTAGAAACGGTAAATAATTTTGTACGTCCTTATTTGGAACAACAAGGTATTGCCGTACTAGCGATGCTACCGAAAAACGATTTACTCCGCAGCGTCAGCGTAGGTGAATTAGTCAAACAGCTAAACGCCGAAGTTCTATGTCGGAGCGATCGCTTAGATTTAATGGTGGAAAGCCTAGCAATTGGCGCGATGAACGTCAACGCGGCGGTTAAATACTTCCGCAAACGCCGCAATATGGCAGTAGTCACAGGCGGCGATCGCGTAGAAATTCAGCAAGCAGCTTTAGAAACCTCTACTCAGTGCCTCATCCTCACCGGACAATTACCTCCCCCACAGTTCATCCTTAGCCGGGCTGAAGAATTAGAAATCCCTATCTTATCCGTTGATTTGGACACTCTAACTACTGTAGAGATTGTTGACCGCACCTTCGGACAAGTGCGAGTCCACGAACCCATTAAAGTACACTGCATTCGTCAGTTAATGGCAGAGCATTTTGACTGCGATCGGCTATTGTCTAAACTTGGGCTAACGCCTGTTACTAGTCATTAG
- a CDS encoding DNA-processing protein DprA: MSQSIDLINLDTLAQELATIQQTGSKRIALLGSRHVPITHQNLIEMMTYALVLSGNRVITSGATGTNSAAIKGAMRADPNLLTVILPQSLERQPQESRQQLEQVMHLVENPSNDNLSLAEASYLCNKEIVSRCQQLICFAFHDSRTLLQTCQDAEEQRKVVTLFYFD, from the coding sequence TTGAGCCAGTCAATAGACCTTATTAACCTCGATACGTTAGCGCAAGAACTGGCGACAATCCAGCAAACAGGTTCTAAACGAATCGCTTTGTTGGGTTCCCGTCATGTACCAATTACGCATCAGAATCTAATCGAAATGATGACTTATGCCTTGGTTTTGTCAGGGAATCGAGTCATTACCTCTGGTGCTACAGGTACTAACTCAGCTGCCATTAAGGGCGCAATGCGTGCTGACCCCAATTTACTGACGGTAATTTTACCCCAAAGCTTGGAACGTCAGCCCCAAGAATCGCGCCAGCAACTAGAACAAGTGATGCACCTAGTAGAAAATCCTAGTAATGATAACTTGTCTCTTGCTGAAGCCAGTTACTTGTGCAATAAAGAAATCGTTTCCCGATGCCAGCAGCTTATCTGCTTTGCATTTCATGACAGCCGTACTCTGCTACAAACTTGTCAAGATGCGGAAGAACAAAGAAAGGTGGTGACGCTTTTCTACTTTGATTAG
- a CDS encoding MAPEG family protein has protein sequence MIIFLYSIAAAAVLIYLPFLVVGYARARVGYDVSSPRAMFDKLPPYGQRATWAHQNSFEAFMVFSAAALMAYVTGVTSQIAVGAAIAFVAARLLYSIFYILNIPLLRSLMFAIASASSATLFILSIIQANR, from the coding sequence ATGATTATTTTCTTATATTCTATTGCCGCAGCTGCGGTTTTAATTTATCTACCATTTTTGGTGGTAGGTTATGCGCGTGCGCGTGTTGGGTATGATGTTTCATCTCCACGCGCTATGTTTGATAAATTACCACCTTATGGGCAACGGGCTACATGGGCGCACCAAAACTCTTTTGAGGCGTTTATGGTTTTTAGTGCAGCCGCACTGATGGCTTATGTTACTGGAGTAACTTCTCAAATAGCCGTAGGGGCTGCGATCGCCTTTGTTGCAGCTCGTTTGCTGTACTCTATCTTTTATATTTTGAATATACCGCTTTTGCGATCGCTGATGTTTGCCATTGCTTCTGCTAGCAGTGCGACTCTGTTTATTTTGAGTATCATACAAGCTAACAGATAA